The sequence ACGGAATATCCCGCTCGCTTGAGCATGATGCTCAAGACTTCCCGTAAGCTTTGTTCGTCATCAACGACTAGGATCTTTTCCACGGCTCCCTGCCTTCATGCCACAGTCGTATTCCAGAATCTGCCGTACGTGGAAGACAGACTACAAACCTCGTGCCTTGACCTTCCTGACTTTCCACTTTGATCCACCCTCCGTGAAGATCCACGATACGGTGGACGGCGGCCAATCCCAAGCCAGACCCTCTCTTTTTAGTGGTAAAGAAGGGAAGAAAGATTTTGTCGAGATTGTTCTTTGGGATGCCTTCGCCGGCATCATGGAACGAGACTTCAACCACGTCAGCTTTTCGTCCAGCAATATCTATCTTTCGACATCCTGTAGTAATGGTCAGCTGTCCGCCAGTAGGCATCGCATCAAAGGCATTCACCGCCAGATTCCAGAACACTTGTTTCATCTGATCCTGATCGACTTGCACCCGCAATGCCTCGGCACAAGGAACCGCCCTAATAGAAATCCTCTTTCGGATTCGTGCTTCATGTTGTACTAGATCAAGGGTCTCAGCAAGGACTTTGTTTAAATCGTACTCCGCCAGATTCAGGGCTGGCGGCCTCGCATACTGCAGAAACTCGGTGATAATCGCGTCCAACCTCGTCGCTTCTCGAACCGCAATCTCCATCAATCGTTGACTGGTTTCATCGGCCTGCAGATCCTTCTGGAGCATTTGCATTGCGCCGGCAAGCGCACCCAACGGGTTTCGTATTTCGTGCGCCATGCCCGCCGACATTTCTCCGAGACTGGCAAGCCACTGCTTGCGCCGCATTTCTTCTTCAAGATCACGTATCTGTGTGAGATCCTTAAACACTCCGACCAAGCCTCTTTGCTCCCCGCGCTCGTGCAACGGCGACAACGTCATCCCGAGAATCAATCGATTACCATCGGACCGCTTGCACTCCACATCAAATCGGATGTTGGCCGAGACATCCGGCGTACGATCATCGCCTAGCTGACCGGGATGCCAATCAAACACCTCTCGCCAAGGACGACCTTGGACTTGTTCAAAATCGTAGCCGGTGGCCTCCTGCGCGGCAGGATTGAACGAAGTAATTCGACCGTTTTCGTCCGTCGTGAACACCCCGCTGCTGATACTGTGAACGATATTTTCGTGGAATGCCCGCAGACGGCTCAAGCCTTGCTCTTTTTCATGAAGCGATAGATCGGCCTGTCGAAGTTGATCTGCGAGCGCACCGCTCAAAAAGCCAACGACCAAAAATGCCAAGCTATAGACACCGAATGCCTGAAGCGTTTCAGCGGCGCTGAGTCGGGTATGCGGTAACCATCCCCACATCTCCGCCAACCCATAGAGCTGTACATTGGTGAGAATGCCAAGCAGGATGATGCACAGACTGGCAGTCAACAGCCCAACCCGTCGACGTGGAACGAGACTTGCCACCGTCACGCTGATGACATACAAGACCGC is a genomic window of Candidatus Nitrospira kreftii containing:
- a CDS encoding hypothetical protein (conserved membrane protein of unknown function), with amino-acid sequence MKPLKVCAAVTRIEPSVSLESHVVEDIKARIHWLMGWRVVIVTLLLGLSLAFQVTKGERVETFYALIVFTYAVTIIYAIVIRKLGDSEMLVQFAWAQIVVDFLLETILIARTGGIESPFAVLYVISVTVASLVPRRRVGLLTASLCIILLGILTNVQLYGLAEMWGWLPHTRLSAAETLQAFGVYSLAFLVVGFLSGALADQLRQADLSLHEKEQGLSRLRAFHENIVHSISSGVFTTDENGRITSFNPAAQEATGYDFEQVQGRPWREVFDWHPGQLGDDRTPDVSANIRFDVECKRSDGNRLILGMTLSPLHERGEQRGLVGVFKDLTQIRDLEEEMRRKQWLASLGEMSAGMAHEIRNPLGALAGAMQMLQKDLQADETSQRLMEIAVREATRLDAIITEFLQYARPPALNLAEYDLNKVLAETLDLVQHEARIRKRISIRAVPCAEALRVQVDQDQMKQVFWNLAVNAFDAMPTGGQLTITTGCRKIDIAGRKADVVEVSFHDAGEGIPKNNLDKIFLPFFTTKKRGSGLGLAAVHRIVDLHGGWIKVESQEGQGTRFVVCLPRTADSGIRLWHEGREPWKRS